The Zonotrichia albicollis isolate bZonAlb1 chromosome 21, bZonAlb1.hap1, whole genome shotgun sequence genome segment CTGAGCTGGGCGGGACTTACCGAAATGATCTGTTGGATGGTGCTGCCTGTAATGCAGAATAGAGACTTTTACTTGGTGGAGTCTGTGGGCTCATCCTAAGGGTCCTGGAAAGGCTGTGAGCTTTCATGCCCCTAGTAGGAGGCTCAGAATTACTGTCTGCACCTTCATGTggggctctgcacagctgggaATTCTCCTGATGGAAATCCTCCGTGGAATTCTCCCAGCGGCCACTGCCCTCTGGAGCTCCCACCTCCCTCCCTTGTGCAGGGCAGGAACAGCCCTTGCTCCCTCTCCTTGTCAGGTGCAGAGTCCCTGTGCTGCAATGCAGAAGCTGCACAGGACAGTCGATGTATTCCAGTTACCCATTTGCTTTCTAAAATAGAGATAATGGTTGTAAGATCAATGCTAAATGGTGCCTGTTAAAATCAGAAACCCTCAGGGCAGCAAACAAGGGCTGGGCTCATCGAGTCATTCCCATTAACCAGGCTTTATCCTGAACCAGCCAAGGCACCTGCTGCAGCTCACCTGGCACCTTTGCTGTGCCAGGCGgcccaggagggagcaggggaggggTCCCACAGCTGCCTCGGGGcctgccagctctgagccccagccctggcagccagggcacagcctggcttgGTGCCTCCACCTGGTGACAGCGCCGGGTGCTGCATTTTAGCCTACATAGCTCGGGTTTGTTCGGGGAACAGGAGGGGAATCTGCAGGGAGGTGATGGCAATGGGCAAATCCTGCTCCTCTCTGTGAGGCCAGAGTGTACAAAGAGTACAAATAGCCATCTCTGCTGTTGTCCCTTTGCAGGGGGGTGTTCTCCCTTTGCCGGGATCCACGATGTGTGTGTTGGATTGTTtatccctctgtccctgcactgtGAGGACACACTCGCTGTGCCTCATCCCCatggggtggctgggtgagcagagaggcagagatCTGGCTTTTCACAGCATGAATGATGCACCAagtcctgcctgggctgctgtgtcagTGGGGGGATTTACTcttctcctccccactccccCTTCCGTGTAATCCCCTTAATCCCCTGGCGACAGGGCTCGGTTTctgtcagctctgcagagccagcgTTGCTAACGGCCAagctgcctccccctgccttgCAACAACAAAAGCACCAGCCAGAGAGGGCTTTGCTACCTCCAGCAATGATCCTGCAGAGCAGAACAAACACAGCTCGATTTACTGGGCATCCAGGTCTTcctctcagctctgccactcttAAAACAAAACCTCTTGTATATGCATGGATTTAACAAATATGGATAAACCTAGGTGGTTGTCTTACTGAAGGCAACTTTAGGAGCTGCTGGATCACACTGTGGGCTCAGTTCAGCTGTCACACTGCCCTGGAGGTGATCTGGGAGTGTTGGAGGGTGGATGGAGTTGGGGAGTTGGAATCTGTTGTTTCAGCCATGCACTGGATcttggctctgccctgggccctCGAGGCTTTTGCAGAGCAGTGGTTGAAGGAAATAAGTGCCAAGGTTGATGTTGTGGCAATATTTTTCTGAGCTCCTGTTGTCTCAGCAGCTGGGCTGAGGTACTGCAGGTCCTTTCTTGGGTCCAGGGGTGGGTGTACCTCTGGTTCCAGCTCCTGAACCCTGTCTGTGAAGGGCTTGGTATGTGTCTGAGGGTGGAGTGGCTTGATGCCCACCAGAACTCCCTGCCACCCTCAGACAGTGCCTGTGATTTCTCACATCCCCCCTGACTGCCTGACAGGGGACTGACTTGAGGAAAAGTaaacccacagcagccctgctctgtgtcctgtGTCAACAGCCTGAGATAACCACTTGCTGTGGAACTGGGATCTCTTAGAACCTGCCCTAAATGACCTTATTTACAGGATATCTTCCTACAGAACCTCTCCTGTCCCAAGGAGGGTTGGGTTGGCAGCAGGTGCTCCTGCTGGCTCAAGCACTGCCCATTGGGTCTAGAGCTGTCcagtggcagcagagcaggtggTGTGTGATTCCCTGGGTGGTGGCCTCTCCCAGATCACACATTCCTAGGTAACAGCCTCTCAGCCTGTCCCATGAACGCTTCATTCTTGTTTCCACAGGGGTCCTGACAGCTGGAGAGCATAACTTTCCCTTCCAGTTCCTGCTGCCAGGTAAGATGCAGAAAAGTGGCTGAAGGCCCTTCACTGTAAGCCTTGGATTTTGCATATACTTCCAGTTCAGAATCTGGCCTGGCTCAGCCTTATgacctcttctttctctctcaaCTCCAGCTTCTGCTCCTACATCATTTGAAGGCCCTTTTGGCAAGGTCCTGCATCAGGTGAAAGCTGTGATAGACACACCTCGCTTCTCCAAGGACTACAAATGCAACAAGATCTTCTACGTTCTCTGCCCTCTCAACCTGAACGACATCCCTGACATTGAGGTAAGGATGAGAGGGGCATGGCTGGAAATGCCAACACTCAGCACTTGTCCTTGTCCTGCTGTCTGAGGAGTCACTGAGTGGCTGGACAGCTCTGACTGCGTGCTGTGACTATGCAAGAGCAGGACAAGGACTCCTCTCCTGCCTTGCTGTCAGTGCCTACTCCAGGTGATTTCTGACCCTTGTGTGTGTTGCTTTGAAAGGTTTATCTGAACTTTCAGCATGCAGAGAAACATGTTGGGCAACAGCTTCAGGTGCTTGGAGGCACTTGGGTTTGGGGAACTTTGGAGGGGAAAGCAACTAATAGGACAGTAGAACTGTGGGGCTGGAGAAGTGAGACCTGTTGTCTGTGGCATTGCCATGTTGCCGGTTCTTTGCATCCTCTTAGATGCAAATATTTCTGCTTGCTTGTTGTGAATCTCTTGAGTGTTTTCCTGGAGGCTCTCTGACTCTCTTGAGCCAACACCTCTGTCTGtgccatcctgcagcagcccaacaCCATGTCCATCACCAAGAAGTTCAACTACAAGCTTGTGAAAAGTGGCAACATCATCCTGACAGCCACGTCTGACCTGAAGGGCTACATCGTGGGCCAGGCCATCCAGCTCCGCACGGACATCGAGAACAAATCTGGCCGCGACACCGGTGCTGTGGTGGCCAGTCTGCTCCAGGTGGGTGCCCATGGGGCCATCCtctgccttgtgctgctgctccacccTACTGGGGCCTCTGTGAAACTGGGGCAACCAAATCCCCACCTCTGGTCCCCTCTGCCTTCCTGGGGAAAGAGGATCTAGAACTTGTCTTGCTTATCCCTGCTGAGTCTGTCACACAACAAGGGTATTCCTGGAATATGCCTCTTATGTCTGTGCTTGTGCTTATTTGACAAAGCAGTTGGGTGGGGTTGTGTCCTGGTTTACATTTGTGGCAGACAGAAGaccacctgcagctctgagccAGCTGTGTTTCTCCTGTCTGTGCAGAAAGTGGCCTACAAATCCAAACGCTGGATCTACGACCTGAGGACCATCGCTGAGGTGGAAGGCTCAGGGGTGAAAGCCTGGAAACATGCAGAATGGAAGGAGCAGATCCTGgttccagcactgccccagtccattctgcagggctgcagcctcaTCCACATTGACTACTACATCCAGGTGAGTTTATTTGGAGAatccctgggctgggccatggctctGTGCTCCCTCCCAGGCTGAGCACTGTGGTCTGGGTGCTCCAGGCATCAGGTGAATCTTCCCACTGCCATGTATCACGAGGATGCCActgttttcccttctcttccagGTTTCCCTCAAGTCTCCAGAGGTTTCTGTCACTCTCCCCATCTACATTGGAAATATTGCTGTGAACAGGGTCCCGCTGAGCCCCTCCCGCTCCATCCAGCACATCCCATCTGTGGtggtccccagtgcccccccagaggaagaggaggctgcCAGTGGCTATCACCCCATGGACAATGTCTCCATCCCCACCAAAAGccattcccagcagcagcccttcaGCTACGCCCCAGGACTGAGCTTCCAGGAGATTCGGGCGGACTCGGAGCAGACGGGctccccaaaccaccccacacTCTGCCTGTCCACGGGAGCCACTGTCCCCTACTATGCTGAGGGGAACGTGgtgcctgtccccacagccagctCTCTCATCCTGCccccagagtacagcacgtgggGATACCCCTATGGTGAGCAGCACTCCTGGGATCTGCAGCTGGGGGGAAACAGCTCCTACCTCAGTCTCTGCTAGCTGTGAACTGCTGGGAATCTGGGGATTCAGTCAGtctgctgcaggctgctgtCAGAGGGATTGTGACATCTCTCTGCCTGCTTTAGCCTCTGGAGGAGTCCCCTCTTCCAGCTGTAAAAGCCAGCTGTCCTTCCCACATCCACACCCAGGCCTGCCCTGGGCTCGTCGTGAGAGGATCTCCCTGTTCTTAAAAGAGCTCTCAGCCTCCCACTGATAGAAAAACTTCTTGGCTTGTGGTGAGGCTGgtgggagcacagccaggaaaATGATGTCACTGGAATCTTCTGTCTGACTTGGAGTGGGCCTGCAGCTGGTCTGAAGCTGTGGGGGTGGGAGCTGACAAAGTGTCCAGGGCAGCTCGGGGAAATCCCAGCATGCTGGaatcctgcagctgtgctggggtggcagggccagcagtgagTGTGGGgttcctggggctgtgctgggttcctggggctgtgcaggggtgACAAGGCCAACAGTGAGGGCTGGgttctggagctgtgctggggtaACAGGGCAGCAGTGAGTTCTGGGTTCCTGCAGCCATGCTGGggtggcagggccagcagtgagTGCTGTGTTCCTGGGGCTGTTACAGGGGTGACAAGGCCAACAGTGTGTGCTGGAatcctggagctgtgctggggtggcagggccagcagtgagTGTGGGgttcctggggctgtgctgggttcctggggctgtgctggggtgaCAAGGCCAACAGTGAGGGCTGGgttctggagctgtgctggggtaACAGGGCAGCAGTGAGTTTTGGGTTCCTGCAGCCATGCTGGggtggcagggccagcagtgagTTTTGGGTTCCTGCAGCCATGCTGGggtggcagggccagcagtgatGCTGTGTTCCTGGGGCTGTTACAGGGGTGacaaggccagcagtgtgtgttggCACAGTTATACCCAAATCAgcccctctcagccctggggtaACAGAACACTCCATGTGTTACTTCAGCCCTGGGTTGGGGCACATGGAGCACGAGTGATCTGGAGGTGCTGGAAGACAGGAGGATGCTTAGGAAAGAAAGGGAGGAACAGAACAAGACTGTGAGGTTGTGATTTTCACCTCCATGGgcatcagggcagggatgggactgGCTGGCTCAAACCCTCCAAAGCCCCTGCACCTCAGctggggctctggcagggagtgTGTGTTAGTGGGTTGCTTCACTCTGCCCTGGGTTACACAGACTGGGCTGAAGGGAATCTCCCAAACCCACCATAACCTCTCTCATTCTTCCTTTCCCCCACAGAGGCACCTCCATCCTacgagcagagctgcagcagtgccaactCCAGCATCAGCAATGGCAATTAGCCCTCCCCTGCTCCgaccctgctggcactgcccgcCCTGGCACCATGGGGCACCCGCCTGTGGCACAGTCTGGTACAGCACAAGGCGTCTTCTTGTCTCTCTGGCTGCTTTGGGGGGGAGCTGCCACATCCCAGCCTGGGCTTCTGAAGTCTCTTTCTGGGGAGGgggtaaaaaaaccaaaaagggcagccagagcagcctgcaTGTGTGTAGGAGAGGTCAGGGAACCTGAACAGtctcctgctgctgttggaGAGCTGGATGTGGCCCTGGAGCTCCCCTTGGAGCTCCTCCaagtgctggggagctggatgtggccctgtgccctgggccagcCTGTTCCAGTACTGTAGTCAACACTAACTGCTTTACTATCAAAGCACCTGCGATGCCTTATCTGAAACACTCCTGACTCTGCACAGCCCCACTCTGagggagggctgggctgtgtggacTTGCTCTCCTCTTTTAGGGGCTGTGTGCTCTCCACAAATGGTTTTGACAGCCCTTCCTCCTTGTCCTCAGAGGTCCTAAGGGTAGCAGGAGGTTTCTTGGAGTAAGCAGGTTCAGAAGGTCAGGGACTTTAGAAAAGCCAAAAGCACAAACCCTCGCTGTACCTGAGCTGTGGGGGGAGTGATGGCAGTGTcagtggccatgggcactgggggACTCATGGGGACACTTGCTGATAAGCCCTGGTGAGCTCTGGGGAAGATCCTGGTGTGGGATGGGGTGTCCTTCTCCCCACAGAGCCCTGTGGGACACAGCCCAGCCTTGCTCACTGCTGGGCCCTGGCACACaggacagcagcactgctcacTCTGGAGCAGGGGGACCACACTCCATGTCCCTGCAGGGTGCCCTCTcctcccaggctgcagctgagtgACCATCAATCACAAAAGTCTGTCTGATGCTACCTCTGAGCCTGCCCAGGGGCCCTGCCCGTGGGATCCCTCCCCTGTCtgtggggctgtccctgggagtggctgtccctgccagggccctGTGGTGGCCCTGTGTGTCCGCTGGGCCTGAGCAGAATGTGACAATGAACACAACCTgtggggagctgcagcctctgctgcacctGGCACCTGGGGGAACGAGCTGGGTTTtcttgcaatttttcttttgtgctttTCCCCCCACACACCTTGTTTAGCTCATTTAGCTTTGACTGCCCAAGCTGAGAAACCACAACCACGTCCCTCAGAGCCACAGgtgccagccaggctggagttGTGACCTCCAGACCTTTGGCACCTCAGAGCTGGTCCCCACAcggccccaggctgggcaggcaATACCTGACAGACCTTTAGGagcatttccagctgctgcctccttgcTCAGCCACCTCTGCACACCCTTCAGGCAGCTGGGACAGGCCCTGCTTTGCACTCTTTCTTTGCaaatgcttttttattttggttttttttaagcattGAACTGCTTTAAGGGTAGTGTAGCAAAGGTGCCATtctgagcagtgctggcacaaGATGCACCAATGATGATAGAGTGATTGTCATTGTCCctgaatatatataaatatatatatatatatatgagatGAAGTTGTTTTTAATGATTGAATTcagaaatacaaattttaatgctgtatttaataaattattctaTGAGAAATGCTGTGCTTTTTCATCCATTTCTGATGCTGATCCATGTGCCTGTTCATGCCAAATCAGGAATGCACCTTGCTGATTTCTTACAAAATGAAGTTTTTTTGCTCTCACCAGGAAAGGTGGTGAACTCTGCCAAGGCAGCTTGGGGAAAACGAACATGGTGTGACCTGACCACAGTGCCAGGCTCAAAATTCCCCATGGCTGGAGGGAGTTTGTCACCACAGGCTTGGCTCTGGAGAGAGCAGccactgcagcactgctgcttcccaggCCCTGTGGCCCAAAGCCAGGACTTGTCCAAGTGGCCCAGGAGTCCTGGGCAGTGCTAACTgctggcaggggaggagggggagagcaGCCTCTGCCTTTGGGAGGATGGAGATGGCATAGCCAAGGTCTGGCTGGAAGGGCTGGGGaccaccagccccagctcctaAAGAGCCATTTGGGATAAACTTGTGGAAAGTTCTGaaggagagcaacgaggctgATGAGGGGCTTAGAACACAAGCCATATgaagaacgactgagggagctggggttgttcagcctggagaaaaggagactcaggggtgaccttatcactctcttcaacttcctgaagggtggctgtggtgagctgggggcaacaacagacagaacaagaggacacagtctcaagctgcgccaagggagatacaggctagaattaaggaggaagtattttacagaaagagtggtcaaatacaggaatcatctacccagggaggtggtagagtcaccatccctcgaagagtttaaaaaaagcctggatgtggcacttggtgccatgatctagttgaggtgttagaacatgggttggactcgatgatcttaaaggtctcttccaacctagaatttctgtgattctgtgaaagtgGAAGAAGGCTCCTCCCCACAGCCCACTTTGGTCATCCCATGGCTGAAGGAGGCAGATGTTGCCTCAATGTTGTCACTGCAGGTAGCCTGGGCTGTGATCTGTGTCTCAGACACAAAGATCCTTCTTCATTCTCTTCTCAGCCTATGCTTCTGCCCAGCTTCCATGGATCTGGCTCTCCTGTGTTGGGTGCTGCCATGAGCAGCATTCTTCATCCCCAATGGGCCAAAGGCAGGTACAGCTCTTCCCCAGTGCTCTTCCTCCCACATGGCTGAACCTGTCTTGCCTGGCTCAGTCTGCAGCTCCATGGCATTCCTTGCTGTTGGCTGTGCAAATCCTTGAACCTAAATCCCTTCCACACCCCTGGAAAAATTCCTGTGAGCTGTCAATGCTTCTGGACCTGCTGGGTTGGGCTGCAGGCTCCTGACCCAGGCAGGCTCAGGGAgaggcaggaagggctgggaacaggcctggtctcccagctccttctccatgcctggggctgagctgctgctgatgtgGCCAGCCCATGTTCCTTGGCTGGAAAATGAGATTGCTGTTTGGTTGCTGTGGCCAGAGCCACTGGGCTGTTATTCCAGactcccagccagcagctgtcCTCCTTGTTCCACCTTTGGGAATGTTCCACCTTTGTTTGGGAATGTTCCACCTTTGTTTGGGACTGGCCCATCCATGGTGGAggcagtggaggaggagcccccACCCAGCCCGTGCTGTGCCCTGTCTCTGCAGTGCTCCTGTGCACCTCAGCTTGCTCTCCCAAATTGTATTTGCTACAACCTGGTCTTTGGGACCTCCTGCTGTACACTTTGCAAAGCAGGGAGCAAATGGGGACACTCGTGTCTGGTGAGGAGTGTCCATCACcaccagctgctgtggaggGAGCAGGAATGGGCTGGAGCTACACCTCAGGGTGGTGTTCATCCTTTtgggggccagggctgctccccagcccagctgctgtgcagggcccCTCAGAGCCAGGGTGCAGCAGCCatcagccagggctggctctgagcagcctcgTTGTGCAGGAGAATTGACATTACAAGTGACAATCAGTGCTTTGcacccctcctgccctgccttggCTGTGCGGGGAAGTGAGGCCTGACCCAAAGAGCCTGGCTGATGTTCTGTGGAGCCCTTTGAAATGGGCAACACTGCAGGATGGAGGGGTTGGTCCGGCTCTCCTTGATCCCCCCTGCAGGGTGGCACTGTCAGCAGGTCCTTGGGCAGGGCTTTGGGTGTGGGGCAAAGCCagtgtttgggtttggggttgagTCTGGACTCGCCCTCTCCTGAGAGTTTcaacccctctgtcccctgtccacagcctctctggttCCACCTCTTGGGGAGCTCCTTTAGGCCCTTGATCGTCCCTCCCTCCTCTTGCTGAACActgaaataaagaggaaaagccCATTTTTCTGGTCACAGCTCTGGGTAAAGAACTTCAGCATGCAGGGATTCATTCTAATTCCTGGCTTTGAAGCAATTGTTTTTGGGCTTGTTtgaaatggggagggggagcaGTGGGGCACGAGAGAAGCTTGTGAGTTAATTGTTTCCAAACTCAGTGTCCAATGGAAAACACCAAAAATATcatcagtttcttttttttttccctgctgctttTATGTCCTtcatggttttgttcttttcctaCTCTTCACATATCCCACCTCCATACCTTTGGCTTTTCCAGTGTTGTTTGTGTCCTAAACTAAACTCTGCTTTGGCGTCTGCTGTCCCACTGCCTGCAGGAGATGGGGAAAGGGGAGTTGGGGGATGCAAAggctcttctttctttttgacAATGATTCTTTTTTAGCTTTCCACTGAACTTCCAGGAgttttgtaaaaataaatattttctgctaGGACGTTTTCCTGTTGAGCCAGCACAAGGCAGGAGATACAGGGTGTTCTAGGCTCCATTTGGGTTTTattctatattttaaaatatttgcaacTATCTGCAACAGGAATGTCCCATCCCTCCTCCCCAAGAGAGACTGGCAGGGTAAAACCCACAAAACTTGTGCCCTTTCTTGTACCACTACTCGTGGCTGTAATTCTTTATTCCTGTGGTTCTCTTtacagattttggggttttatacAACAATTTGTGATGGCTCTGTACAACCTAAGACTTCTGTGCAATTTATAACTGGGTTTTGAAATGTAAACTCGCAGTTTTCCATGTTTACCACGGCTTCTGGGGAGTATTTTTGTCCTGGGTTTTAAGCCCCCAAATGTAAAGAActggaaaaatgtaaataaagatGATCTTTTTTAAGACCAAGGTTGTTTTGCTCTGGATATGTGATGATCATAAATGATATCTCAGCTGTCTGGATGCTGAGACCTGACGGTGAGAAATGCTTCAGGGCTGTCAGTGGAGGATCCCCACTGGAGCTGGAGCTTGGAGCCTGGTTTAGAGCTGAGGTTAAAGCAAAGCCACGGCTCCTGCAGCTCggcaggggaagggctggggtgggaaggtgaatcacagaatcatggaatatcctgagctggaagggacccacaaagatcaTCCATCCTaaccccagcctgggcacccctggcagcgctgcccaaaggctcctggagctctggcagcctcggggccgtgcccattccctgggcagcctgggcagtgccagcaccctctgggggaagaaccttgcCCTGGTTTCCACCCTACAATCCCCCTCGCCTCGGCTCCACGGGCAGGTGCCGCTGGAAGGACGCGGCCGTGGCCGGAGGAAGCTCCGGGCGCTGGGGTTGAGCTCTTCCTGCTGCCCGGAATCCCAGGATGTGCGGCTGCGGCTCCGCTCGCCCGGCTCGGGCGGGAGAGGGCGATGTCCGCCCGGCTGCAGCTCGGCGAGGCTGCTCCGgctgcccggccctgccccggctCCCAGCAGCCGctccaggaaagcagggagCACTGGCACAGTCTTCGCCCCGCCGCCTTCGCTCAGGATGGGATTGAGGTGGAGGAGAGCGGTGGCCAGTGGTGATGGGCTGCAAAAACTCTGTGTGTTCCTGGTTATTTCGGCTTCTTTTGGGAGCTTCTCCCCTCCCTGATGGCTTGGGGAGGTTTGTCCCAGTGGCCGCTGCGTCCCTATGTCCATCTGGGGAAGGCAGACCcgcagcaaaggctggagaggCCGGGTCTGCTTTGTAGGAGCAGGGATGAAGGCAGGCGATTCCCAACATCCCACATGGGGCACCCCCAGTGCGGGGTGGGCGATGTTGGCATTCCCA includes the following:
- the ARRDC1 gene encoding arrestin domain-containing protein 1; protein product: MGKVQLFEIRLGDSRVVYSPGEPLAGTVTVRLSGSLQYRAIKVSCIGSCGVSNKINDTAWTVEEQYFNSTLSLADKGVLTAGEHNFPFQFLLPASAPTSFEGPFGKVLHQVKAVIDTPRFSKDYKCNKIFYVLCPLNLNDIPDIEQPNTMSITKKFNYKLVKSGNIILTATSDLKGYIVGQAIQLRTDIENKSGRDTGAVVASLLQKVAYKSKRWIYDLRTIAEVEGSGVKAWKHAEWKEQILVPALPQSILQGCSLIHIDYYIQVSLKSPEVSVTLPIYIGNIAVNRVPLSPSRSIQHIPSVVVPSAPPEEEEAASGYHPMDNVSIPTKSHSQQQPFSYAPGLSFQEIRADSEQTGSPNHPTLCLSTGATVPYYAEGNVVPVPTASSLILPPEYSTWGYPYEAPPSYEQSCSSANSSISNGN